A window of the Pristiophorus japonicus isolate sPriJap1 chromosome 13, sPriJap1.hap1, whole genome shotgun sequence genome harbors these coding sequences:
- the LOC139278129 gene encoding putative nuclease HARBI1, producing the protein MSSSLWRAEDGSPASRVQSGGKASGKALNTSSFFAENKLKPSDDSGTNAWQPRLPNLLFVQPPSAPPVTETRRRGEGARRGRRRRRRRQHRRALNRRPYLPRVFREHFSYIHLSEEQCTRRLRFTKEVVTELCHLLQPELQPQSRATTALPVALKITVALHFFASRSFQSAGGNIANISQFAVYCCIQEVTDALYARRKDYVFFCLSREKQEERARGFARIAGFPMVQGAIDCTHVALRAPHNNPEIFSNRKGYHSLNMQLLCDHTQRILMVNARYPGSSHDAFILRQSSVPAIFQPPHQTQGWLLGDQGYPLCTWLMTPLRNPTTPAQLSYNESHAATRNVIKQTIGLLKQRFRCLDRSGAALQYTPERVPHFVVVCCMLHNLAIMRVWVIECASCGFCAIE; encoded by the exons atgagctcaagtttatggagggcggaAGATGGGAGCCCAGCCAGTAGagttcaaagtggaggaaaagcatcggggaaggcactgaacacctcgagtttcttcgccgagaacaagctgaagccaagtgatgACAGTGGAACAAACGcatggcaacccaggctccccaacctGCTGTttgtccaaccaccatctgccccacctgtgacagagact CGAAGGAGAGGAGAAGGTgcgcgcagagggaggaggaggaggaggcggcggcaGCAtcggagggctctcaacaggaggccgtaTCTACCGAGGGTGTTCCGGGAGCACTTCTCTTATATCCacctaagcgaggagcagtgtactcggaggctccgcttcaccaaggaggtggtcacagaactctgccacctcctgcaaccagaactgcagcctcagagcagggcgaccacagctctcccagtggccctcaagaTCACCGTAGCCCTCCATTTCTTCGCCAGCAGATCATTCCAGTCTGCAGGAGGCAATATAGCTAACATCTCTCAGTTTGCCGTCtattgctgcatccaggaggtcacagatgctctctacgccAGGAGAAAGGACTATGTTTTCTTTTGTCTGAGCAGGGAGAAACAGGAGGAGCGCGCACGTGGCTTTgctaggatagcgggcttccccatggtgcagggcgccatcgactgcacccacgtggctttgcgggcgccgcataacaatcctgagatcttcagtaaccgcaaaggctaccactcgctGAATATGCAGTTATTGTGCGACCACACCCAGCGcatcctgatggtcaatgcccgttatcctggcagcagtcatgatgccttcatcctgcgtcagtctagtgtgccagcaatcttccagccaccacatcaaacccaagggtggctgctcggagaccagggttatccgctctgcacctggctcatgactcccctccgcaaccccaccacacctgcccagctctcatacaatgagagccatgctgccaccaggaacgttatcaagcagaccatcgggctgctgaagcaacggttccgctgccttgaccgctcgggagcagCCCTCCAGTACACACCCGAACGGGtgccccattttgtggtggtctgctgcatgcttcacaacttggccatcatgagg GTTTGGGTCATAgagtgtgcctcgtgtgggttttgtgccattgagtaa